Within the Saccharomonospora amisosensis genome, the region CAACGCCTCCGCGAGCGCGCGGGCGAGTTCGGTCTTGCCGACCCCTGTCGGGCCGAGGAACAGGAAGCTGCCGGACGGCCGGTTCGGCTCGGCCAGCCCCGCCCTTGTCCTGCGCACAGCCTCGGAAACCGCTGCAACGGCGTCGTCCTGGCCGACGACCCTGCCGTGCAGGTGCTCCTCCAGGTGCAGCAGCCGCTCCCGTTCCTGCTGGGTCAGTTGCGCCACGGGAACGCCGGTGAGCCGCGAAACCACCTCGGCGATGTCGACGGCGCTCACCTCGGGCGCGCCCGTCACCCCGTTGCCACGCTTGGCCTCCGCGAGGCGGCCGCGCAGATCGTTGATCTCGTCTCGCAACGAGGAGGCTCGTTCGTAGTGTTCCTCGCTAACCGCCTGGTCGCGGTCTCGGCACAGTTGCTCCAGCCGCGCCTCCAGCTCACGCACCTGCTCGGGCTCTCGGCCCGTGCGCATCCGCACCCTCGCGCCCGCCTGGTCGATCAGGTCGATCGCCTTGTCGGGCAGGTAACGGTCGGTGATGTAGCGGTCGGAAAGCGACGCCGCCGCGTTCAGCGCCTCGTCGGTGAAGCTCACCTGGTGGTGCGCCTCGTACTGGTCACGCAGCCCGTGCAGGATCGCCAGCGTGTCCTCCACGTCCGGCTCCGGAACCAGGATCGGCTGGAACCGCCGTTCGAAGGCCGGGTCGTTCTCGATGTTCTCGCGGTACTCGTCGAGCGTCGTAGCGCCGACGATATGCAGGTCTCCCCTTGCCAGCGCGGGTTTGAGCATGTTGCCCGCCCCCATCGAGCCCTCCGATGCCCCCGCGCCGACCACGGTGTGCAGTTCGTCGATGAACACGATGAGCTTGTCCTTGTTCGACCGGATCTCGTCGAGCAGCTTGCTCATGCGTTCCTCGAAGTCACCCCGGTAGCGGGTACCCGCCACCATGGCGGTGAGGTCGAGTTGGATCACCCGCCGCTCGCCGAGCGTCTCCGGCACCTGCCCGTCCGCGATGCGCTGCGCGAGACCCTCCACGATCGCTGTCTTGCCGACACCGGCCTCACCGATGAGCACCGGGTTGTTCTTCGTCCGCCTCGACAGCACCTCGATGGTCTGCTCGATCTCGTCGTCGCGGCCGACCACGGGGTCGATCTCGCCGTCACGGGCCATCGCGGTCAGGTCGCGCCCATAGCTGTCGAGCGTGGGGGTGTCGCTGCTCGCCTGCTGCTGGCCCGCCCGAGCGGCGCCGGGCGTGGCGGTCGGGTCGGTGAAGGCCCGCTGCATCGTCTCCGGTGTCACGCCCGCCTCGCCGAGCAACCGGCCGACCTGCGACTCGTGGTTGGCCACCAGCGCCAGCAGCACATGCTCGGGACCGATGTAGGACGAGCGCAGTCCCCGCGACATCTGGTGTGCGTCCAGCAGCGTGCGCTTGGCGGCCGGGGTCAACACCGGGTGGGCAGCGGTGCGCCCGTGGCCACGTCCCGCCTCGCGCTCGACCCGGTCGGCGAGTGCGTCCGGGTCGGCTCCGGCCCGCTGGATCAGCTCCCTGCTGCCAGGGACCCGGGTCGCCGCCCACAGTAGGTGTGTGGAGTCCAGTTCGTTGCCGCCCCACTCCTCGGCCTTGCGCACGGCCGCCGAGACCAGCGCGAGCGCCTGCTCGCTCATCAGGCGCGTGATACCGGCCGCGGAGGGCCGCCTGCCCGGCATCGCGTTGCCGAAGAACTGGGCGAGCAGCTGGTCGAACGGGCTCGGACCTGGGTCGGCCCCGAAGAAGCCGGTCATGGGCACACTCCTTTGGCGAACGGTTGCTGACCGGGGCCTACCCGGTCGCCAGGACCGTCAACCCACGTAACGGCGTGCCACGGAGCTTCGCTGCGCGTGCTCGAGCGCGCGAAGCCCCCGCTCCACGCTGTCGGGCACGACCCGCCGCTGCCTGAGCACCCACGGCAACCCTCGCAGTGCCTCCAGCACGGCCGACGCGGTGGCGAGGTCGGCAGGTGCGGAGCGCAGCACGTCGGCGGTTCTGCGTGCGGCGCCGGGCACCGGCCTGCGCAGCCACAGCGTCCACAGCGTGTTGCGGATGCCCAGTTGCCTGCGCCGTCTCGGGTCCCGCAGCCGCGAGGGCGCGTGGTGGATCACCACGTCCTCGGCCCAGCACATCCACCAGCCTTGTGAGGCCAGATCGAGCGCGAGCAGTTCCTCCTCACCACCGAGCCACATCCTGGGGTTGAATCCGCCCACCTCGCGAAACGCCCGCACCCGCAGTGCGGTCAGGCCTGCCATGATGCCGAGCAGCGCGGGCCCAGGCAGCCAGTCCGGCCCCCGCACCGGCGAGTGGCGCAGCTCCGGAGTGATCGGGTCCTCGGTGAGGTCCGGCTCGACGAGGCAGCGGCCAGTCACCGATCCCAACCCCGGGTGGGCGTCCAACAGGTCGGCGGCGCGAGTGAGCGATCCCGGCTGCCAACGGGTGTCGTCGTCGCAGAACGCCACGTACGGGGTACGCA harbors:
- a CDS encoding ATP-dependent Clp protease ATP-binding subunit, giving the protein MTGFFGADPGPSPFDQLLAQFFGNAMPGRRPSAAGITRLMSEQALALVSAAVRKAEEWGGNELDSTHLLWAATRVPGSRELIQRAGADPDALADRVEREAGRGHGRTAAHPVLTPAAKRTLLDAHQMSRGLRSSYIGPEHVLLALVANHESQVGRLLGEAGVTPETMQRAFTDPTATPGAARAGQQQASSDTPTLDSYGRDLTAMARDGEIDPVVGRDDEIEQTIEVLSRRTKNNPVLIGEAGVGKTAIVEGLAQRIADGQVPETLGERRVIQLDLTAMVAGTRYRGDFEERMSKLLDEIRSNKDKLIVFIDELHTVVGAGASEGSMGAGNMLKPALARGDLHIVGATTLDEYRENIENDPAFERRFQPILVPEPDVEDTLAILHGLRDQYEAHHQVSFTDEALNAAASLSDRYITDRYLPDKAIDLIDQAGARVRMRTGREPEQVRELEARLEQLCRDRDQAVSEEHYERASSLRDEINDLRGRLAEAKRGNGVTGAPEVSAVDIAEVVSRLTGVPVAQLTQQERERLLHLEEHLHGRVVGQDDAVAAVSEAVRRTRAGLAEPNRPSGSFLFLGPTGVGKTELARALAEALFGSEDRMIRLDMSEYGERHTVSRLVGAPPGYVGYEEAGQLTEAVRRRPYSVVLLDEIEKAHPDVFNMLLQVLDDGRLTDGRGRTVNFTNIVLIMTSNVGSELVLSGTQGALGFAPSREEDTDEPLRERLMRRLRETFRPEFLNRIDEIIVFRKLSAVQLEQVTSLLLEETRRKAHAQAVEVEFDPQAVRWLAEAGYQPEYGARPLRRTIQREVDNVLSRMLLNGEVAENDRVRIAVRDGHLTFDVSSRTPA
- a CDS encoding glycosyltransferase family 2 protein; this encodes MSREPRVTVVLITHNRREEVLRTLQVMTTLPDAAPLIVADNASTDGTADAIARHHPQVPLLACETNLGALARNVAVDQVRTPYVAFCDDDTRWQPGSLTRAADLLDAHPGLGSVTGRCLVEPDLTEDPITPELRHSPVRGPDWLPGPALLGIMAGLTALRVRAFREVGGFNPRMWLGGEEELLALDLASQGWWMCWAEDVVIHHAPSRLRDPRRRRQLGIRNTLWTLWLRRPVPGAARRTADVLRSAPADLATASAVLEALRGLPWVLRQRRVVPDSVERGLRALEHAQRSSVARRYVG